A part of Nesterenkonia lutea genomic DNA contains:
- a CDS encoding aldehyde dehydrogenase family protein produces MDTQTASTLLEQIQSPQGREILDPATGELVGRTPQTSPAELNDAVARAHTAQTTWAAQSHDQRSQTLHAAADAIEAHAEELAVLLSREQGKPLNGPNARFEVGACAAWLRTAASIPVEPEVLLDDETGHAELHYRPLGVVGAIGPWNWPMMISIWQIAPSLRMGNTVVIKPSEYTPLSVLALVHVLNTALPADVLIAVPGDGSLGKALTEHPDIAKIMFTGSVTTGKAIIKTAADTMKRMTMELGGNDAGIVLDDADPKAIAEDLFWGAFINTGQTCAALKRLYVPDSIYDEVCQALTEVAAKMPMGIGLEEHNVLGPLQNAKQREIVARLVDAATDSGARVLIGADPDDAAPGFFYPTTLVADIDPQNPLVTEEQFGPALPIIRYTSLDQAIAWANGLEVGLGSSVWSSDPKRAAEVAARMEAGTTWINKHGAIDPRVPFGGAKQSGFGLEFGLQGLKEVAQPHVISS; encoded by the coding sequence ATGGACACACAGACCGCCAGCACGCTGCTTGAACAGATCCAGTCCCCCCAGGGCCGAGAGATCCTCGACCCCGCCACCGGCGAACTCGTCGGCCGCACCCCGCAGACCTCCCCGGCAGAACTCAACGACGCCGTGGCCCGCGCCCACACCGCCCAGACCACCTGGGCCGCCCAGAGCCATGACCAGCGCAGCCAGACCCTGCACGCCGCCGCCGACGCCATCGAAGCCCACGCCGAGGAACTCGCCGTGCTGCTCTCCCGAGAACAGGGCAAACCCCTGAACGGACCCAACGCCCGCTTCGAAGTCGGCGCCTGCGCCGCCTGGCTGCGCACCGCCGCCTCGATCCCCGTGGAACCCGAAGTCCTCCTCGATGATGAGACCGGCCACGCCGAGCTGCACTACCGCCCCCTGGGCGTGGTCGGCGCCATCGGACCCTGGAACTGGCCCATGATGATCTCCATCTGGCAGATCGCCCCAAGCCTGCGCATGGGCAACACCGTGGTGATCAAACCCTCCGAATACACCCCGCTGAGCGTGCTCGCCCTGGTCCACGTGCTCAACACCGCCCTGCCCGCCGACGTGCTCATCGCGGTCCCCGGCGACGGGTCCCTGGGCAAGGCGCTCACCGAGCACCCCGACATCGCCAAGATCATGTTCACCGGCTCGGTCACCACCGGCAAGGCCATCATCAAGACCGCCGCCGACACCATGAAGCGCATGACCATGGAGCTCGGCGGCAATGACGCCGGGATCGTGCTCGATGACGCTGACCCCAAGGCCATCGCAGAAGATCTCTTCTGGGGCGCGTTCATCAACACCGGACAGACCTGCGCGGCGCTGAAGCGGCTCTACGTGCCAGACTCGATCTATGACGAGGTCTGCCAGGCGCTGACCGAGGTCGCCGCGAAGATGCCCATGGGGATCGGGCTCGAGGAGCACAACGTGCTCGGGCCGCTGCAGAACGCGAAGCAGCGCGAGATCGTCGCGCGCCTGGTCGACGCGGCCACCGACTCCGGGGCCCGGGTGCTCATCGGAGCAGATCCCGATGATGCCGCTCCGGGCTTCTTCTATCCCACGACCCTGGTCGCTGACATTGATCCGCAGAACCCGCTGGTCACTGAGGAACAGTTCGGCCCGGCGCTGCCGATCATCCGTTACACCAGCCTGGATCAGGCCATCGCCTGGGCCAATGGTCTCGAGGTCGGGCTGGGCTCCTCGGTCTGGTCCTCTGATCCGAAGCGCGCCGCAGAAGTGGCCGCGAGGATGGAGGCCGGGACGACGTGGATCAATAAGCACGGGGCCATCGATCCACGGGTGCCCTTCGGGGGTGCGAAGCAGTCAGGCTTCGGTCTGGAGTTCGGGCTGCAGGGACTCAAAGAGGTCGCCCAGCCACACGTGATCAGCAGCTGA
- a CDS encoding biopolymer transporter Tol — protein sequence MSEEAESAKESAEESERWLVIKGRRWRRTDPALPAELVAQLKSHLGRGRSGVGAGEKAEDAERIAAARRRVGLAKTGLGERGPYWWDRPEAERIAAAKQVLAELEELDQHPGTARK from the coding sequence ATGTCCGAGGAAGCGGAGTCTGCCAAGGAGTCTGCCGAGGAGTCCGAACGCTGGCTGGTGATCAAGGGCCGGCGCTGGCGGCGCACCGACCCTGCCCTTCCGGCTGAGCTCGTGGCGCAGCTGAAGTCACATCTGGGCCGCGGCAGGTCGGGCGTGGGCGCCGGGGAGAAGGCCGAGGACGCCGAACGCATCGCTGCTGCGCGGCGGCGGGTGGGCCTGGCAAAGACTGGGCTGGGGGAGCGGGGCCCCTACTGGTGGGACCGGCCCGAGGCCGAACGCATCGCGGCGGCGAAGCAGGTGCTGGCCGAGCTGGAGGAGCTCGACCAGCACCCGGGCACCGCGAGGAAGTGA
- a CDS encoding cryptochrome/photolyase family protein, whose amino-acid sequence MTRTLVWFRDDLRTADHEALLQACERAENPGDVVGLYVLDEVSPGVRPLGGAARWWLHHALESLQQNLAALGIVLLLRRGDPAELLLGLAQELGAERVHWSRRYGGGERAVDAGIKAALPEHGIAVESFNASLLHEPWTVQTNTGGPYKVYTPFWRQISAREPGLPRPRPVPLGPVEAAHRRLPELSQGPGELEDWQLLPTSPDWAGGLRRNWTPTEAGGHARLKEFLATQVQDYDDARDVPADDDTSRLSPYLRFGQLSPRQVWEAAQQQSPESVGTFLSEIGWREFCWHLLFHFPQLPHTNLRPQFDAYPWRSRDDSPEEFMAWAQGRTGFPWVDAGQRQLWETGHMHNRVRMASASLLIKNLGIDWREGEAWFWDTLVDADAASNPANWQWVAGCGMDAAPYFRIFNPQRQRERFDPESRYVSTWIPELNTGEYPAPIIDLKTTREEALAHYSQISGRG is encoded by the coding sequence ATGACCCGCACGCTGGTCTGGTTCCGGGACGATCTGCGCACCGCAGACCATGAAGCGCTGCTCCAGGCCTGTGAACGTGCGGAGAATCCGGGCGACGTCGTCGGTCTCTATGTGCTGGACGAGGTCAGCCCCGGGGTGCGCCCGCTCGGCGGCGCGGCCAGGTGGTGGCTGCACCATGCGCTGGAATCCCTGCAGCAGAACCTCGCCGCACTGGGGATCGTGCTGCTGCTGCGCCGCGGGGACCCGGCTGAGCTTCTCCTCGGCCTGGCCCAGGAGCTCGGTGCCGAGCGGGTGCACTGGTCCCGGCGCTACGGCGGCGGCGAGCGTGCGGTGGACGCAGGGATCAAGGCGGCGCTGCCCGAGCATGGCATCGCCGTGGAGAGCTTCAACGCCTCGCTGCTGCATGAGCCCTGGACCGTGCAGACCAACACCGGTGGCCCCTATAAGGTCTACACCCCCTTCTGGCGCCAGATCAGCGCCCGCGAGCCAGGTCTCCCCCGTCCACGACCCGTCCCGCTGGGCCCGGTGGAGGCCGCGCACCGCCGCCTCCCCGAGCTGAGCCAGGGCCCCGGCGAGCTCGAGGACTGGCAGCTGCTCCCCACCAGCCCGGACTGGGCCGGCGGCCTGCGCAGGAACTGGACCCCCACTGAGGCTGGGGGCCACGCCCGGCTCAAGGAGTTCCTGGCGACCCAGGTCCAGGACTACGACGACGCCCGGGACGTCCCCGCCGATGATGACACCTCGCGGCTCTCTCCCTACCTGCGATTCGGTCAGCTCAGTCCGCGCCAGGTGTGGGAGGCCGCCCAGCAGCAGAGCCCGGAGTCGGTGGGCACCTTCCTCTCCGAGATCGGCTGGCGGGAGTTCTGCTGGCACCTGCTCTTCCACTTCCCTCAGCTGCCGCACACGAATCTGCGACCCCAGTTCGACGCCTACCCCTGGCGGTCGCGGGACGACTCGCCCGAGGAGTTCATGGCGTGGGCCCAGGGCCGGACCGGATTCCCGTGGGTGGACGCCGGACAGCGTCAGCTCTGGGAGACGGGACATATGCACAACCGGGTGCGCATGGCCTCGGCCAGTCTGCTGATCAAGAACCTCGGCATCGACTGGCGCGAAGGTGAGGCCTGGTTCTGGGACACCCTGGTCGACGCCGACGCCGCCTCCAATCCCGCCAACTGGCAGTGGGTGGCCGGCTGCGGGATGGACGCCGCCCCGTACTTCAGGATCTTCAACCCGCAGCGTCAGCGGGAACGCTTCGACCCCGAGAGCCGGTACGTCAGCACCTGGATACCGGAGCTGAACACCGGGGAGTATCCCGCCCCGATCATCGACCTGAAGACCACCCGGGAGGAGGCTCTGGCGCACTACAGCCAGATCAGCGGCAGGGGCTGA
- a CDS encoding DEAD/DEAH box helicase, with amino-acid sequence MRALAADGKIDAFAIQQQTLADTLNGRDVLGRGKTGSGKTLAFSIPMVARLGEKDAAKRRRPGRPLGLVLAPTRELATQINAVLEPLAASYNLKTTTIFGGVTASRQINALKSGVDIVVACPGRLEDLINQRALSLESVEITVLDEADHMADLGFLPVVTRLLEQTGSKGQRLFFSATLDNGVDKLVKRFLNDQVMHSVDEATSHVSAMTHHVFEVNNDDKRDLVKQLASGTGRRILFTRTKHQAKKLAKQLTEQGTPAVDLHGNLSQSQRDRNLAAFGEGDIKVLVATDVAARGVHVDSVELVVHVDPPAEHKAYLHRSGRTARAGSAGDVVTVMLPEQRRDTQALLRKAAIAVHPIRVNSESDAVSDLVGETAAFVKPAPRPPVQQQQPRRRPSGAPSSRGAGPARGGRGGSGGPSRGGSAGPSRGGRSGAPRGGSSSAGRSQRAAR; translated from the coding sequence GTGCGCGCGCTCGCTGCGGACGGCAAGATTGACGCTTTCGCCATCCAGCAGCAGACCCTGGCCGACACGCTGAACGGACGCGATGTCCTCGGCCGCGGCAAGACCGGCTCCGGCAAGACGCTTGCGTTCTCCATCCCCATGGTCGCGCGCCTCGGCGAGAAGGACGCGGCCAAGCGCCGTCGTCCCGGCCGGCCGCTCGGCCTGGTGCTGGCACCGACCCGTGAACTCGCCACGCAGATCAATGCCGTGCTCGAACCGCTGGCGGCCTCGTACAACCTGAAGACCACCACGATCTTCGGCGGCGTCACCGCCTCGCGCCAGATCAACGCGCTGAAGTCGGGCGTGGACATCGTGGTGGCCTGCCCCGGCCGCCTCGAGGACCTGATCAACCAGCGCGCGCTGAGCCTGGAATCGGTGGAGATCACCGTGCTCGATGAGGCCGATCACATGGCCGACCTCGGGTTCCTTCCCGTGGTGACCCGCCTGCTGGAACAGACCGGCTCCAAGGGTCAGCGCCTCTTCTTCTCCGCCACTCTGGACAATGGTGTGGACAAGCTGGTGAAGCGCTTCCTCAACGATCAGGTCATGCACTCCGTGGACGAGGCCACCTCTCACGTCTCCGCCATGACCCACCACGTCTTCGAGGTGAACAACGACGACAAGCGGGACCTGGTCAAGCAGCTCGCCTCGGGCACCGGTCGTCGCATCCTGTTCACCCGCACCAAGCACCAGGCCAAGAAGCTGGCCAAGCAGCTCACCGAACAGGGCACCCCCGCGGTGGACCTGCACGGCAACCTCTCCCAGTCCCAGCGTGATCGCAACCTCGCCGCCTTCGGCGAGGGCGACATCAAGGTCCTGGTCGCCACCGACGTGGCCGCTCGCGGTGTCCATGTGGACTCCGTGGAACTCGTGGTCCACGTGGATCCGCCGGCCGAGCACAAGGCATACCTGCACCGCTCAGGCCGCACCGCACGCGCCGGCAGCGCCGGTGACGTGGTCACGGTCATGCTCCCCGAACAGCGCCGCGACACCCAGGCGCTGCTGCGCAAGGCAGCCATCGCCGTGCACCCGATCCGGGTCAACAGCGAGTCCGATGCTGTGAGCGACCTGGTCGGCGAGACCGCCGCGTTCGTCAAGCCTGCTCCTCGCCCTCCTGTCCAGCAGCAGCAGCCTCGCCGTCGTCCCTCCGGCGCCCCGTCCTCCCGCGGGGCCGGTCCGGCTCGCGGCGGCCGCGGCGGCTCGGGCGGACCCTCTCGCGGGGGCTCTGCAGGACCTTCCCGCGGCGGGCGCAGCGGCGCTCCGCGCGGCGGATCCAGCTCTGCCGGACGATCGCAGCGCGCCGCTCGCTGA
- a CDS encoding MBL fold metallo-hydrolase, with translation MITFDVAPGIHMVSQAHVNCYVIEDQAGVTLVDAGLPRMWEEVMEILKVRRRMPHEVQALVLTHAHFDHMGFALRAQQSLGVPVIVHHQDAWLAAHPYSYSPERNRFLYPLGHPRSLPLLGKMAVSGALNVKGVHGVQLMPDGVMLEIPGNPVPVHTPGHTDGHCILHLPERGAVFTGDALVTLDPYTAETGPQTVAAAATKNTAEAMDSLKPIALTEAEHLLPGHGEVWHEGAEAAVEAARKVGRH, from the coding sequence ATGATCACCTTCGACGTCGCCCCCGGCATCCATATGGTCTCCCAGGCCCATGTGAACTGTTATGTCATCGAGGATCAGGCGGGCGTCACGCTCGTCGATGCCGGGCTGCCCCGGATGTGGGAGGAGGTCATGGAGATCCTGAAGGTTCGTAGGCGCATGCCCCATGAGGTGCAGGCGCTGGTGTTGACCCACGCGCACTTCGACCACATGGGCTTCGCGCTGCGCGCCCAGCAGAGCCTCGGCGTGCCGGTGATCGTGCATCATCAGGATGCCTGGCTGGCGGCCCACCCCTACAGCTACAGCCCTGAACGGAACAGGTTCCTCTACCCCCTGGGACACCCGAGGTCACTGCCGCTGCTGGGGAAGATGGCGGTGTCCGGGGCGCTCAACGTCAAGGGAGTACACGGCGTCCAGCTCATGCCGGACGGCGTCATGCTCGAGATCCCCGGGAACCCGGTGCCGGTGCACACACCCGGGCACACCGACGGGCACTGCATCCTGCACCTGCCTGAGCGCGGCGCCGTGTTCACCGGGGACGCGCTCGTCACCCTTGACCCCTACACCGCCGAGACCGGCCCGCAGACCGTGGCCGCAGCGGCGACCAAGAACACCGCTGAGGCGATGGACTCGCTGAAGCCCATCGCGCTGACCGAGGCCGAGCACCTGCTCCCCGGGCACGGCGAGGTCTGGCACGAGGGCGCGGAGGCGGCGGTGGAGGCAGCCCGCAAGGTGGGTCGGCACTGA
- a CDS encoding flavin reductase family protein, whose translation MNGFVPYPVRDTFRLIEPGPTVLISTSDGTRDNLMTNAFNMPVRHDGILAVVVGTWDASFATLQASRQCVIGIPGPELMRTTVQVGNCSGDDLDKWEHFGLTRVPGVNVAAPLIGECMANIECKVEDDSLVEEYSLWLLRTTAAWVRPDADLTAEFHHRGNGTFSTNGELHDLREQMTKWKYFSN comes from the coding sequence ATGAATGGATTCGTGCCCTACCCCGTCCGCGACACCTTCCGACTGATCGAGCCCGGCCCCACGGTCCTGATCTCGACCTCCGACGGAACCCGCGACAACCTCATGACCAATGCCTTCAACATGCCTGTCCGCCACGACGGCATCCTGGCTGTGGTGGTGGGCACGTGGGACGCCAGCTTCGCCACTCTGCAGGCCAGCCGACAGTGCGTGATCGGCATACCCGGTCCGGAGCTGATGCGCACCACGGTTCAGGTGGGCAACTGTTCAGGCGATGACCTGGACAAATGGGAGCACTTCGGACTGACTCGGGTGCCGGGGGTCAACGTGGCGGCTCCGCTGATCGGAGAGTGCATGGCGAACATCGAGTGCAAGGTCGAGGACGATTCGCTGGTGGAGGAGTATTCGCTGTGGCTGCTGCGCACCACTGCCGCCTGGGTCCGGCCCGATGCGGATCTCACCGCGGAGTTCCATCACCGCGGCAACGGGACCTTCTCCACCAACGGGGAGCTCCATGACCTGCGCGAGCAGATGACGAAGTGGAAGTACTTCTCGAACTAG
- a CDS encoding acetyl-CoA hydrolase/transferase family protein, whose product MSAAASRITCPVLSTRVTSAADAATHINDGDRVGMSGFTGAGYPKAVPAALAERVKDAHGRGEDFGIDLWTGASTAPELDGVLAEAGAVRTRLPFQSDPTMREAINTGETEYVDTHLSHSAQQAWFGFYGKLDVAVVEVAAILPNGLLVPGSSVGNNKTWLQLADKVILEVNDWHPRAYEGFHDIYYGTKLPPERQPIQLTHPLQRIGDPYLWVDPEKVVAVVKTDAPDRNLAFKPADEHSKAMASHVVDFLRHEISHDRLPTNLLPLQSGIGNVANAVMAELAHSEFEDLLAYTEVIQDGMLDLIDTGKLTAVSATSFSLSAERAELFNARAEEYKGRILLRTQEVSNHPEAIRRLGVISINGMVEADIYGNVNSTHVMGSSIINGIGGSGDFARNAYLNFFVSGSVAKQGAISSIVPFASHIDHTEHDTQILVTEQGLADLRGLSPAARARSIIRSCAHPDYQELLQDYFDRALAANPRGRHTPHLLGEALSWHGNYQRTGSMTP is encoded by the coding sequence ATGAGCGCTGCTGCGAGTCGAATCACCTGCCCCGTGCTGAGCACCAGGGTCACCAGCGCCGCGGATGCGGCCACCCATATCAACGACGGCGACCGAGTCGGCATGAGCGGATTCACCGGCGCCGGCTATCCCAAGGCGGTGCCCGCGGCCCTGGCGGAACGTGTCAAGGACGCCCACGGGCGCGGCGAGGACTTCGGCATCGACCTCTGGACCGGGGCCTCCACCGCGCCGGAGCTGGACGGCGTCCTGGCCGAGGCCGGCGCCGTGCGCACACGGCTTCCTTTCCAGTCCGATCCCACCATGCGCGAAGCCATCAACACCGGCGAGACCGAATACGTGGACACTCACCTGAGCCATTCGGCGCAGCAGGCCTGGTTCGGCTTCTACGGCAAGCTCGACGTGGCCGTCGTCGAAGTCGCCGCGATCCTGCCCAACGGGCTGCTGGTCCCGGGCAGCTCGGTGGGCAACAACAAGACCTGGCTGCAGCTGGCGGACAAGGTGATCCTCGAGGTCAATGACTGGCACCCGCGCGCCTATGAAGGTTTCCACGACATCTACTACGGCACGAAGCTGCCTCCCGAGCGCCAGCCCATCCAGCTGACCCACCCGCTGCAGCGCATCGGCGATCCCTATCTGTGGGTCGACCCGGAGAAGGTCGTCGCCGTGGTCAAGACCGATGCTCCTGACCGGAATCTGGCCTTCAAGCCCGCCGATGAGCATTCCAAGGCCATGGCCTCCCATGTGGTGGACTTCCTGCGCCACGAGATCAGCCACGACCGGCTCCCGACCAATCTGCTCCCGCTGCAGTCAGGCATCGGCAATGTGGCCAACGCCGTGATGGCCGAGCTGGCGCACAGCGAGTTCGAGGACCTGCTGGCCTACACCGAGGTCATCCAGGACGGCATGCTCGACCTGATCGACACGGGCAAGCTCACTGCGGTCTCGGCAACCTCCTTCTCCCTCTCCGCCGAGCGGGCCGAGCTGTTCAACGCTCGCGCCGAGGAGTACAAGGGCCGGATCCTGCTGCGCACCCAGGAGGTCTCCAACCACCCGGAGGCCATCCGCCGGCTCGGCGTGATCTCCATCAACGGCATGGTGGAGGCCGACATCTACGGCAACGTGAACTCCACCCATGTCATGGGCAGCTCGATCATCAACGGGATCGGCGGGTCCGGCGACTTCGCGCGCAACGCGTACCTGAACTTCTTCGTCTCCGGCTCCGTGGCCAAGCAGGGGGCGATCTCCTCCATCGTGCCCTTCGCCAGCCACATCGACCACACCGAGCATGACACTCAGATCCTGGTCACCGAACAGGGTCTGGCCGATCTGCGCGGCCTCTCCCCTGCGGCGCGGGCGCGCAGCATCATCCGCAGCTGCGCCCACCCGGATTACCAGGAGCTCCTCCAGGACTACTTCGACCGCGCGCTGGCGGCGAACCCCCGTGGACGGCATACTCCTCATCTCCTCGGCGAGGCGCTGAGCTGGCACGGCAACTACCAGCGAACAGGCAGCATGACCCCGTGA
- a CDS encoding ASCH domain-containing protein: protein MIPEEIHALPAMELADGERRSSLNTAVIAGVKTVTTSLHRSYLAESEPLPVPGLQRLVGPGEESLGVVEVLEVTLVPLGEVTQEIARGEGEGFDSVQAWREAHESFWRSAGELSEERLDEQEIIVVERFRWVTEHAQVLVPQPRWVGIVVTDDYSMAPDRDTDPLIAQLQLLGIAAEPVIWHHWAPAREYDLLVIRTPWNYSSRAEEFLGWLEQAQSLLPVLNSPELIRWNLDKVYLRELEDQGLATVPTAWADDAAQLRRGLNAHGSEWVVIKPTISAGSSDTGLLRADSASALALGERILARDLTVMIQPEIPELSEGREKALYFIDGHHTHSIAKGALLARGGGLRGGSYQEDAQLVEATQAEVAFGESVLAAAGRRTGTPMPLYGRVDLVDSAEFGTVLLEAELFEPALNLHLAPSAALALARSIESRLSEHQAADVMVG, encoded by the coding sequence GTGATCCCAGAAGAGATCCACGCCCTGCCCGCCATGGAGCTCGCCGACGGAGAGCGGCGCAGCTCGCTGAACACCGCCGTGATCGCCGGGGTCAAGACCGTGACCACGAGCCTGCACCGGTCCTACCTGGCCGAGTCTGAGCCGCTGCCCGTCCCGGGGCTCCAGCGTCTCGTGGGCCCCGGGGAGGAAAGCCTCGGCGTCGTCGAGGTGCTGGAGGTGACACTGGTGCCGCTGGGTGAGGTCACCCAGGAGATAGCTCGCGGTGAGGGTGAGGGCTTCGACTCTGTGCAGGCCTGGCGCGAGGCTCATGAGAGCTTCTGGCGCAGCGCCGGCGAACTCAGCGAGGAGCGTCTGGACGAGCAGGAGATCATCGTCGTCGAACGCTTCCGCTGGGTCACCGAGCATGCGCAGGTCCTGGTGCCGCAGCCGCGCTGGGTCGGGATCGTGGTCACCGATGACTATTCGATGGCCCCGGACCGGGACACAGATCCGCTGATCGCGCAGCTGCAGCTGCTCGGCATCGCCGCAGAACCGGTCATCTGGCACCACTGGGCCCCGGCCCGGGAATATGACCTGCTGGTGATTCGCACGCCCTGGAACTATTCCTCCCGGGCCGAGGAGTTCCTGGGCTGGCTCGAACAGGCGCAGAGCCTCCTGCCGGTGCTCAACAGTCCGGAGCTGATCCGCTGGAACCTGGACAAGGTCTACCTGCGTGAGCTTGAGGACCAGGGGCTCGCCACGGTGCCCACCGCCTGGGCCGACGACGCCGCCCAGCTGCGCCGCGGCCTGAATGCCCACGGGAGCGAATGGGTGGTGATCAAGCCGACGATCTCCGCGGGCTCCTCCGACACCGGGCTGCTGCGCGCGGACTCCGCGTCCGCGCTCGCCCTGGGTGAGCGGATCCTCGCCCGGGACCTGACGGTCATGATCCAGCCCGAGATCCCGGAGCTGAGCGAGGGCCGGGAGAAGGCGCTCTACTTCATCGACGGGCACCACACGCACTCGATCGCCAAGGGCGCCCTGCTGGCGCGCGGCGGCGGACTGCGCGGGGGAAGCTATCAGGAGGATGCGCAGCTGGTGGAGGCCACCCAGGCCGAGGTGGCCTTCGGAGAGAGCGTGCTCGCAGCCGCAGGGCGGCGCACCGGGACGCCGATGCCGCTCTACGGCCGGGTCGATCTGGTCGATTCCGCTGAGTTCGGCACGGTCCTTCTGGAGGCCGAGCTCTTCGAGCCGGCGCTGAATCTGCACCTGGCTCCCTCGGCGGCGCTCGCGCTGGCCCGCAGCATCGAGTCTCGGCTTTCCGAGCACCAGGCCGCGGACGTCATGGTCGGCTGA
- a CDS encoding EamA family transporter gives MSRLAGRPGRGLAVICASALSTQSGAAVGSLAFSSLTPVGVVAARQVVAATVLLALARPRFWRFTRSQWSPVLLLALFFAGMNTALYAALERVGLGTAVTIEFLGPLAVAVLASRRPRDGLCALMALTGVVLLTRPGPTSDLVGLGFAVLAAGCWAGYILTNRVVGQRLDGVQGVAMGTAISALGLVPIAAVIVWHLQPPVEAFLFAAVAGVLASAVPYSLDLIVLRHISPVVFGLGMSLHPLFAALIGALFLHQLLPVVAWLGIVLVVLSNALTLGGGSRPRVRGR, from the coding sequence GTGAGTCGACTCGCGGGTCGACCGGGCCGCGGGCTGGCGGTGATCTGTGCGAGCGCGCTGAGCACCCAGTCCGGCGCCGCCGTCGGCTCTCTGGCGTTCAGCAGCCTGACCCCCGTGGGCGTGGTCGCGGCGCGCCAGGTGGTCGCCGCGACAGTGCTGCTGGCCCTGGCGCGGCCACGCTTCTGGCGCTTCACGCGAAGCCAGTGGTCCCCGGTGCTGCTGCTGGCGCTGTTCTTCGCGGGGATGAACACTGCGCTCTACGCCGCTCTGGAACGTGTGGGTCTGGGCACGGCGGTCACCATCGAGTTCCTCGGTCCCCTCGCCGTGGCTGTGCTGGCCTCGCGCCGACCGCGCGACGGCCTCTGTGCCCTGATGGCGCTGACCGGAGTGGTGCTGCTGACCCGGCCTGGACCCACCAGCGACCTGGTGGGACTGGGCTTCGCCGTCCTGGCGGCGGGATGCTGGGCCGGGTACATCCTGACCAACCGGGTGGTGGGTCAGCGTCTGGACGGGGTTCAGGGGGTCGCCATGGGCACCGCGATCTCCGCACTGGGCCTGGTCCCCATCGCCGCGGTCATCGTCTGGCACCTGCAGCCTCCGGTGGAGGCCTTCCTTTTCGCGGCCGTGGCGGGAGTCCTGGCCTCGGCCGTGCCCTATTCCCTGGATCTGATCGTGCTGCGGCACATCAGTCCCGTGGTCTTCGGGCTCGGCATGTCCCTGCATCCACTCTTCGCAGCGCTCATCGGCGCGCTCTTCCTGCACCAGCTGCTGCCCGTCGTGGCCTGGTTGGGGATCGTGCTGGTCGTGCTCAGCAACGCGCTGACCCTGGGCGGCGGGTCCCGTCCGAGGGTGCGCGGCCGCTGA
- a CDS encoding RDD family protein, whose product MAKNDGARPPGAGADPEGPRWAGDQLGLPETGPGSMAPWSRRIIALFIDWGIAVLISVTWFEGYELATLGIFAAGEIILIGLLGVTVGKRLMRIQVVRGRNIPGPLWAAVRTLLLMLILPPIIIGSDGRGVHDRAAGTVQLRM is encoded by the coding sequence GTGGCGAAGAACGACGGCGCGCGCCCACCTGGAGCCGGCGCGGACCCGGAGGGGCCGCGATGGGCCGGCGATCAGCTGGGCCTGCCGGAGACCGGACCAGGCAGCATGGCCCCCTGGAGTCGGCGCATCATCGCCCTGTTCATCGACTGGGGGATCGCTGTGCTGATCTCGGTGACCTGGTTCGAGGGCTATGAGCTGGCGACCCTGGGCATCTTCGCGGCCGGCGAGATCATCCTGATCGGCCTGCTCGGCGTCACCGTGGGCAAACGGCTCATGCGCATCCAGGTGGTCCGCGGTCGGAACATCCCCGGTCCGCTGTGGGCCGCAGTGCGCACGCTGCTCCTGATGCTGATCCTTCCGCCCATCATCATCGGCTCCGACGGCCGTGGCGTCCATGACCGGGCCGCTGGCACCGTCCAGCTGCGGATGTGA